The sequence CCAAGCTCTTTAGCCAACTCCCTAGCCACTTCCACATCATAGCCGGTGAGCTTGCCTTCTTTATCATGGTAAGTGAAAGGGGGGTAAATGCCTTCTGTGCCAACGCTGATCGTTTCTTTATTAATAAGCCTTTCATACAAGCTAGAAGCGTTCAAAAAACCCCCAAAAAAGCTTATTACCAATAAAAAGAGAAATAAAACTTTTTTCATTTTATATTTTAATCCTAAATTTTTTCAAGCATTCTAACACAAAATAAAAATTTTGCATGGTTTGATTTTAAATATAAACGCGCTCCAAGCGTTTGGATAGGGTGCTGATGGTTTCATAAGGAATGGTGTTTAAAAGCGTAGCGATTTCGCTTGCGTCGTTAGCCTTAGCGCTTTTATCCCCAAACAAGATAACCTCATCGCCCTCTTTGGCTTGAATATTATTGAGTTTGACAAAGCACTGATCCATGCACACCTTGCCAATAAGGGGGGCTAACTGGTTATTGATCGCTACTTGAATGCGATTGCCTAAAGCGCGTATTAACCCGTCCGCATACCCTAGAGCTAAAACGCCCACTAAAGTCTCTTCATTGGTATAAAAATGCTCGCCATAGCCAATAAATTCGCCTTTTTTAACGCTTCTGATTTGAACGATTTGAGCTTTTAAACTGATAACATTTTTTAAAATGGTTGGGCATGTTTCTTTCATTCCATTAGAAGGGTAAAAACCATAGAGCATGATTCCTGGGCGATAAAGATTTAACAAACGATTTTCATTCCCGTTACACAAAGAAAGGATACCGGCGGAATTGTAGGCATGGCGGTATTGAAACTCTATTTTTTGATTTAAAAGCTGCTCTAAAAAAGCGTTAAAGGCTTTCATTTGGTTTTTAGC is a genomic window of Helicobacter pylori oki112 containing:
- the alr gene encoding alanine racemase codes for the protein MLKRASFVEVNTVSLRHNFSAVKSIVPKDAHIMAVVKANAYGVGAIKASEIFLQEGANYLGVAALDEALELRSHFPKTPILILGYSPNANASMLVDNDLSAMVFSLEQAEVFSQMALKAKKRLKIHLKIDTGMHRLGLEPNFKSIEIIKKIRALKGLEIEGIFTHLGNADAKIKTHAKNQMKAFNAFLEQLLNQKIEFQYRHAYNSAGILSLCNGNENRLLNLYRPGIMLYGFYPSNGMKETCPTILKNVISLKAQIVQIRSVKKGEFIGYGEHFYTNEETLVGVLALGYADGLIRALGNRIQVAINNQLAPLIGKVCMDQCFVKLNNIQAKEGDEVILFGDKSAKANDASEIATLLNTIPYETISTLSKRLERVYI